Proteins encoded by one window of Cellvibrio sp. KY-GH-1:
- a CDS encoding VWA domain-containing protein, which produces MNMFKKLALSAALVLPVAAHADTISPESYAATLGVGESVTITKTVTVEESVTSGVLDVVFLIDTSGSMGSVINAAKAAAANLLSSLAGFGDLATGSGYYSEPGSGLNTDLTTDTAAGIAAINAINLYDGGGGGDFPEEGIHAVQLAAENTTWRPGSSRFIIALGDATFKESDGSTLASAQAALAANDVTFIGIDFGNMTYPYQGIDPTVLATATGGSIVSSSISSAALVASIMAGVEDSFATYSKVSVDDLGAGMPGVDVSVTCLTADTGACAGDSAVGSFDRSISRSFTFSVTFTGKEVGTYDFLTHGLVDKGIVASEKDHIVVTGGVSVPEPSGLLLLGVGLLGLGLTRRRIRAA; this is translated from the coding sequence ATGAATATGTTTAAAAAACTCGCATTGTCAGCTGCCCTGGTTCTGCCAGTTGCCGCACACGCTGACACTATTTCTCCTGAATCTTATGCCGCAACTCTCGGAGTTGGTGAAAGTGTAACTATCACCAAAACCGTAACTGTTGAAGAATCTGTGACCAGTGGTGTGTTGGATGTTGTATTCCTGATCGACACCTCTGGCAGTATGGGTAGTGTTATTAATGCTGCTAAAGCTGCTGCGGCTAATCTGTTGTCCAGCCTTGCCGGTTTTGGTGATCTGGCCACGGGTTCAGGTTATTACAGTGAGCCAGGCTCGGGTTTGAATACTGATTTGACCACTGATACTGCTGCCGGTATTGCAGCAATCAACGCTATCAACCTGTACGACGGCGGTGGCGGTGGTGATTTCCCTGAAGAAGGTATTCACGCTGTTCAACTGGCAGCAGAGAATACAACCTGGAGACCAGGTTCTTCTCGTTTCATCATTGCGTTGGGCGATGCAACCTTTAAAGAGTCTGATGGTTCAACTCTGGCATCTGCACAAGCCGCTTTGGCTGCTAACGATGTTACCTTTATCGGTATTGATTTTGGCAACATGACCTATCCCTACCAAGGTATTGATCCAACTGTGTTGGCAACAGCTACCGGCGGAAGCATCGTTTCCAGCTCTATCAGCTCAGCTGCACTGGTTGCGTCCATTATGGCTGGTGTAGAAGATTCATTTGCTACTTATAGTAAGGTGAGCGTTGACGATCTGGGCGCTGGTATGCCAGGTGTTGACGTTTCCGTGACCTGTTTGACTGCTGATACTGGTGCTTGTGCTGGTGATTCAGCGGTGGGTAGCTTTGATCGCAGCATCTCTCGTTCTTTCACCTTCTCTGTTACCTTCACTGGTAAAGAAGTTGGAACTTACGATTTCTTGACCCATGGTCTGGTTGACAAAGGTATTGTTGCCAGCGAAAAAGACCATATCGTGGTAACCGGTGGTGTTTCTGTTCCAGAGCCAAGCGGTTTACTGTTGTTGGGTGTTGGCTTGCTCGGCTTGGGTTTGACCCGTCGTCGTATTCGCGCTGCCTAA
- a CDS encoding SIMPL domain-containing protein codes for MKSNAMKTLTPAKFLMSAVVSLLLSIPVLATPLPNQPHVYVEGSAELEIEPDTMTFTLSIQTVDLDLAKAKADVDSRSRLLIDTVKKFGINAEDVATTALNIRPEYDYRDNQRVLTGNNVSRQVDITLRDLKKYPEMMKALVDAKISETINTNLTVADKKAVEEKVQTAAMVDAKARAARLAKSQGRDIGDPWSISEFNNRGNERWELIPSRDLMGRSSHKVSTRLESYVPQDNPGEPFEAGVMKVTAQVYVVYLLK; via the coding sequence ATGAAGAGTAACGCTATGAAAACCTTGACCCCCGCGAAGTTTCTGATGTCCGCCGTTGTATCCCTGCTGCTAAGTATCCCGGTGTTGGCGACGCCGTTACCCAATCAACCCCATGTGTATGTTGAGGGTTCTGCGGAATTGGAAATTGAGCCAGACACCATGACCTTTACGCTCAGCATCCAAACGGTAGATTTGGATCTTGCCAAAGCGAAAGCTGATGTGGATTCGCGTTCACGTTTATTAATCGACACCGTAAAAAAGTTTGGCATCAACGCGGAAGACGTAGCGACTACGGCGCTGAATATTCGCCCGGAATATGATTACCGTGATAATCAACGCGTATTAACGGGTAATAACGTGTCCCGTCAGGTGGATATCACCTTACGCGATTTAAAAAAATATCCGGAGATGATGAAAGCGTTGGTGGATGCGAAAATTTCCGAAACCATCAACACCAATTTAACGGTGGCTGATAAAAAAGCGGTGGAAGAAAAAGTGCAAACGGCAGCAATGGTTGATGCAAAAGCGCGTGCAGCGCGCCTGGCAAAATCCCAGGGCCGCGACATTGGTGACCCTTGGTCAATTTCAGAATTTAATAATCGCGGTAATGAGCGTTGGGAGTTAATCCCAAGCCGTGACTTGATGGGGCGGTCATCACATAAGGTCTCTACTCGACTTGAATCCTATGTGCCACAAGATAACCCGGGCGAGCCCTTTGAAGCCGGCGTGATGAAAGTCACTGCACAGGTTTATGTGGTGTATCTACTGAAGTAA
- the gnd gene encoding decarboxylating NADP(+)-dependent phosphogluconate dehydrogenase, which yields MKPLSDIGLVGLAVMGENLILNMASKGYTVTAYNRSVEKVDAFIEGRAKGKTIRGARSIEELVASLAKPRKIMLMVKAGKAVDDFIEQLIPHLEAGDIIIDGGNTHFPDTDRRTAYLASKGLRFIGTGVSGGEEGALTGPSIMPGGSPEAWPFVKDIFQDISAKVADGSPCCDWVGENGAGHFVKMVHNGIEYGDMQLICEAYQLLKDVAGLTADQMHEVFAEWNKGELDSYLIEITRDILAYKDTDGEPLVEKILDTAGQKGTGKWTGVIALDLGVPLTLISEAVFARCLSSQKAERVEAAKVIKGPAVTITADKQAFIDDLRNAVFASKIISYAQGYLLMREAAKEYGWHLNYGGIALMWRGGCIIRSSFLGNIKEAFDKNPELKNLLLDDYFAKTVDAAQAGWRRVAAAAIANGIPAPTITSALTYFDGYRTARLPANLLQAQRDYFGAHTYERTDKPRGEFFHTNWTGRGGNTASTTYNV from the coding sequence ATGAAACCACTTTCCGATATAGGCTTGGTTGGCTTGGCAGTGATGGGGGAAAACCTCATCCTCAATATGGCGAGCAAAGGCTATACAGTTACCGCTTACAACCGCTCTGTAGAAAAAGTAGACGCATTTATCGAAGGCCGCGCCAAGGGCAAAACCATTCGCGGCGCGCGCTCTATTGAAGAGTTGGTAGCTTCACTGGCAAAACCACGCAAAATCATGCTGATGGTAAAAGCCGGTAAAGCGGTAGACGATTTCATTGAACAATTAATTCCACATCTGGAAGCGGGCGACATCATTATCGATGGCGGCAACACCCACTTCCCTGATACTGACCGTCGCACCGCTTACTTGGCGAGCAAAGGCCTGCGCTTTATCGGCACCGGCGTATCTGGCGGCGAAGAAGGCGCATTGACTGGTCCATCGATCATGCCTGGCGGCTCACCAGAAGCCTGGCCATTCGTAAAAGATATTTTCCAGGACATCTCCGCCAAAGTCGCCGATGGCTCACCTTGCTGCGACTGGGTTGGCGAGAACGGCGCTGGACACTTTGTAAAAATGGTTCACAACGGCATCGAGTACGGCGATATGCAATTAATTTGCGAAGCCTACCAATTGCTGAAAGACGTAGCTGGCCTGACCGCTGATCAAATGCACGAAGTATTTGCCGAGTGGAACAAAGGTGAACTCGACTCTTACCTGATCGAAATCACCCGCGATATCCTCGCCTACAAAGACACCGATGGAGAACCACTGGTTGAGAAAATCCTCGACACCGCTGGCCAAAAAGGTACCGGCAAGTGGACCGGCGTAATCGCATTGGATCTGGGCGTACCTCTCACCCTGATTTCTGAAGCAGTATTCGCGCGCTGCTTGTCATCACAAAAAGCTGAACGCGTTGAAGCGGCCAAAGTGATTAAAGGCCCAGCGGTGACTATTACTGCTGACAAACAAGCCTTTATCGATGACCTGCGCAACGCGGTATTCGCCTCAAAAATTATTTCTTACGCACAGGGTTATTTGCTGATGCGTGAAGCGGCGAAAGAATACGGCTGGCACCTGAACTACGGTGGCATAGCATTAATGTGGCGCGGTGGTTGTATCATTCGTTCATCCTTCCTCGGCAATATCAAAGAAGCATTCGACAAGAATCCTGAATTGAAAAACCTGCTGCTGGATGATTACTTCGCCAAGACTGTTGATGCCGCCCAAGCCGGCTGGCGTCGCGTTGCAGCGGCTGCAATTGCGAACGGCATCCCTGCTCCAACCATCACCTCAGCCCTCACCTACTTCGACGGCTACCGCACTGCCCGCTTGCCCGCCAACCTGCTGCAAGCGCAACGCGACTACTTCGGCGCGCACACCTACGAGCGCACCGACAAACCACGCGGTGAATTCTTCCACACCAACTGGACAGGCCGCGGCGGCAATACTGCATCGACGACTTACAACGTGTAG
- the queG gene encoding tRNA epoxyqueuosine(34) reductase QueG — protein MNQPDLHQLASDVKRWGRELGFQQVGITDIDLGQAEIRLKEWLAKGYHGSMEWLAAHGNKRSRPAELLPGTVRVISVRMDYLPGDTQQIKTLKDPTKAYVSRYTLGRDYHKLIRKRLSILAQQIDDALPADYEFKGQNRAFVDSAPVMERPLAEKAGLGWTGKHTLIINSNAGSWFFLGEIFTFVPLPIDEPAQPNQCGECTACLKVCPTDAFPRPYELDARRCISYLTIENRGAIPEEFREPIGNRIFGCDDCQAICPWNKYAQFTEEKDFLPRHGLADSDLVDLFNWTEEEYLMRTEGSAIRRIGYEGWLRNLAVGLGNAPSDEQIVQVLTAKKDQASPLVKEHIDWALNQQANPNRRRKRKIQQNRPTN, from the coding sequence ATGAATCAACCTGACTTGCACCAACTTGCCAGCGACGTAAAACGCTGGGGCCGCGAACTGGGTTTTCAGCAGGTTGGTATTACTGATATCGATTTGGGCCAGGCTGAAATCCGTTTGAAGGAGTGGCTGGCCAAGGGCTATCACGGCAGCATGGAATGGCTCGCTGCCCACGGCAATAAACGCTCGCGCCCCGCCGAATTATTGCCCGGCACTGTGCGGGTGATATCAGTGCGGATGGATTACCTGCCCGGCGATACCCAACAAATCAAAACCCTTAAAGATCCCACCAAGGCCTATGTGTCGCGCTATACCCTCGGGCGCGACTACCACAAATTAATTCGTAAACGCCTGAGCATACTCGCACAGCAAATTGATGACGCCCTGCCCGCAGATTATGAATTCAAAGGCCAAAATCGCGCCTTTGTGGATAGCGCACCGGTCATGGAACGCCCGCTCGCTGAAAAAGCCGGGTTGGGCTGGACCGGCAAACACACGCTAATCATCAACAGCAATGCCGGCAGTTGGTTTTTCCTGGGCGAGATTTTTACCTTTGTACCTTTACCGATTGATGAACCCGCGCAACCCAATCAATGCGGAGAATGCACCGCCTGTTTAAAAGTCTGCCCTACGGATGCCTTTCCCCGACCCTACGAATTGGACGCGCGCCGCTGTATTTCCTACCTCACCATCGAAAATAGAGGCGCAATTCCCGAGGAATTTCGCGAGCCCATCGGCAACCGCATTTTTGGCTGCGATGACTGCCAAGCCATCTGCCCCTGGAATAAATACGCCCAGTTCACGGAGGAAAAAGATTTCCTGCCGCGCCATGGTTTGGCCGATAGCGATCTGGTGGATTTATTCAATTGGACGGAAGAAGAATATTTAATGCGGACCGAAGGCTCGGCGATTCGTCGCATTGGTTATGAGGGCTGGCTGAGAAATCTGGCCGTAGGGTTGGGTAACGCGCCCAGCGATGAGCAAATCGTTCAAGTATTAACCGCCAAAAAAGATCAGGCCTCTCCGTTGGTTAAAGAGCATATCGATTGGGCGCTAAACCAGCAGGCAAATCCGAATCGTCGCCGCAAACGTAAAATCCAGCAAAACCGCCCCACCAATTGA